TGAGTGCGAAGATGAGTTTATAGTAATTTTTCGGAGCAAGATTAATGGCTTCCAACACCATAAATCGACCGATTCCCCGATTGCGATGGGTTTCTTTCACGGCCAAACTGGCTATTTCAATGGATTGATCATCATCATACGGGATAAGTTCACAGCATCCGGCCAATTCTTCATCAATACAATAAACCAGAAAATTTTCGATATGCTGTTCAACATATTGAATTGATCTGGAAACAATCGCAAAATCTTGAACAGGTTTTTTTAAAATTTCCAGAATCATATGACTGTCACTGAGTCGTGCTGGACGAATCTGTGTATAGGAACTGTTGGTCACCATGGTGCCAATCCCGGTGGATGTGAGTAACTCTGCCAGCAACGAGCCATCCAGGGAACTATCCAGCAGGTGACACCGCTCAACACCTCGTTCACAGGCATCAATCAATGCCGATAAGGATGAGCGAAGTCTGAATTCCGGCTGATTATCTCGAAGCCATTGTTTCATGGCAGTGGTTGTCATTTCATGAATTTCAGCCAATGCTGGATGTTCCTCTTGAGATGTTTCTGTTAAAATGATTAACTTTCTGGCGCGGATTCTGGCGGCAACTTCTACGGCAACCCTGTTGGGATCCAGCAGTAGCAAACGACCTTTTTCACCAATCGCAAAGGGTGGAATGATTGGTAAATAATGTTGCTCTGTCATTTTTTGTAATGCTTTTGTATTGATATCACGGATTATACCCGTAAAATGCGCCGTTTCATCCTGTTTGTAATCAATTTTCTCAGCATGAATGAAATGACTGGAAATCGGCACAATGTCTTTTCCATAACCATGTAAACGTGTCATTAGCTGCCAGTTGATAAATGCGGTATTTTTCTGAATTTCTTCCATGGTGTCATATTCCTCATCGGTCTGTTGCGTTTGTCCCGGATCAAACAATGAGGTTTGTAAACCCTGTATCAAAATAATACGAATACCTACCCGGTATAATAAAACCAGATCATCCAGCACGCCGGAAATATCATGTTGTAACGCATCACCTGCGAGTTGAATTACAAAAATATCCTGATGAAACTCTTCCAGATAGGGTAATGCAGCTCTAAGATTATGAATGAAGCCAATCCACACCTTTTCAGAAGATATATCATGATCAGACATACGACCTTTATGAAATGGAGAAAATCTGAATGAATCCGCAAATCTCCGTGGTTATTCCCGCCTACAACAGTAAAGAACTATTACAACGCTGTTTGAAATCGCTGGCCAGTCAGACCGCATCG
This is a stretch of genomic DNA from SAR324 cluster bacterium. It encodes these proteins:
- a CDS encoding GNAT family N-acetyltransferase — translated: MSDHDISSEKVWIGFIHNLRAALPYLEEFHQDIFVIQLAGDALQHDISGVLDDLVLLYRVGIRIILIQGLQTSLFDPGQTQQTDEEYDTMEEIQKNTAFINWQLMTRLHGYGKDIVPISSHFIHAEKIDYKQDETAHFTGIIRDINTKALQKMTEQHYLPIIPPFAIGEKGRLLLLDPNRVAVEVAARIRARKLIILTETSQEEHPALAEIHEMTTTAMKQWLRDNQPEFRLRSSLSALIDACERGVERCHLLDSSLDGSLLAELLTSTGIGTMVTNSSYTQIRPARLSDSHMILEILKKPVQDFAIVSRSIQYVEQHIENFLVYCIDEELAGCCELIPYDDDQSIEIASLAVKETHRNRGIGRFMVLEAINLAPKNYYKLIFALTRTTLVFQNCGFTEMSHEQLPQKKRLNFDFQGSRVYGRLLGNGKKSSLQKK